The genomic DNA CCGTCTTCGTCTTTGCTGAAGTTTTTGAAAAATTTGATCATGGTTTGGTCCCTCCAAAGGATCATAAAGTTTACTCAGGTTCGTAACCGTTTTGCTTTCTGGCCGCCTCTCTCTGTTGGCCGTCTGCGCTGCGGTATGGGGAGATATAGCCAGTCAATTCGGGCAGGAATTGGGCACGATTGGTTCGATTTTGGAGCAGATTAATATTTCCGTAAGGTAACTTGTTAACATATTGTTTTATAACGATATAAAAATCTGAAAAATTTCGATTTCATGCGGGGACTGTACCGAATTGATGTCCGTTTGCGGTTGATTGACCCCAAAAACGCACCAATAGCTGGTAAAAATCGAAGACTTTTGCGATGCTCAGGTCAATAATCAACAGGCCGAGCAGTCCGCCGTGAGTAAAATTATGAAAAAATACGTATTGGCGGCGATGCTGTCAGTTCTGAGTGCAGGCGCGCTAGCGGGCGATCCCGCACCATTTCCCGAGTTTACCTTTAAGATGGGCAAACCACCCAAGGCTGGAACGGCCAAGCGTATCACGATCCAGATCGAACCGGGCGATCAGGCGACACCGTCAGCGCCGGCAAAGCCCGATGACGTCCCCGGCGCTCCGGTGCGTGCCGCGCAATACGATTGGTTTTGGGATCATATCCCTCCGGGTTACTCGGATGCGGGTGCGCTGCGGTTTGAAACGGCATTGCAGAAATTGGCGCAGCCGCCCGCAGGTGCCGCAGCCCCGCGACCGCGCTTGCAGCACATTCAGCAAATCGCGCTCAGCCAAGGCCAGAACATCCTTATGGCGACGATTGGCACCGATGTATCCCCGGCGCTCGTATTGGCAGTGATTTCGGTTGAGTCCGGCGGGCGCGACGACGCGCTCAGCGAAAAGGGCGCGCAGGGTCTGATGCAGCTGATCCCGGCCACGGCAACGCGCTTTGGCGTGGACGACAGTCTGGCGGCAGATCAGAATATCAAGGGCGGGGTGGCCTACCTTGATTGGTTGCTAAAGGAGTTCAAGGGCGATCCGATCTTGGCGCTGGCGGGGTACAACGCGGGCGAGAACGCGGTGAAAGCAAATGAGGGCGTCCCTCCATATCCAGAAACGCGCGACTATATACCAAAGGTTCTAGCCGCCTATGATGTCGCGCGCGGGCTATGCAAGACACGGCCGCAATTCATATCCGATGGCTGCGCGCTGAACCTGGCCATGAAATAGAATTGGGCGCCTCCTATATATAAGAGCCGCCCAACAAGTCCGTATTCGAGATGTCTGGGTCAGACGAGCGTGGCCTCGGTCGCGGCGCGCAACTCGTCTTCGGTCACGCCGTCCGCAGTCTCGACGATGCGCAGACCGCCCTCGACCACATCCAGCACGCCCAGATTGGTAATGATCCGGTCCACAACACCTTTGCCGGTCAGGGGCAGGGTGCAGGACTTCAGCACCTTGCTGTCGCCGTGTTTGTTGGTGTGGTCCATGACCACGACCACACGGCCAACGCCCGCGACCAGATCCATCGCGCCGCCCATGCCTTTGACCAGCTTGCCGGGGATCATCCAGTTCG from Roseovarius pelagicus includes the following:
- a CDS encoding lytic transglycosylase domain-containing protein produces the protein MKKYVLAAMLSVLSAGALAGDPAPFPEFTFKMGKPPKAGTAKRITIQIEPGDQATPSAPAKPDDVPGAPVRAAQYDWFWDHIPPGYSDAGALRFETALQKLAQPPAGAAAPRPRLQHIQQIALSQGQNILMATIGTDVSPALVLAVISVESGGRDDALSEKGAQGLMQLIPATATRFGVDDSLAADQNIKGGVAYLDWLLKEFKGDPILALAGYNAGENAVKANEGVPPYPETRDYIPKVLAAYDVARGLCKTRPQFISDGCALNLAMK